The sequence CTTGCCGACAGCTTCGGCGAACTGCGTCGGCCCCGGCATCATGTGCGGCAGGTCCGTGGAATCGTCGGCGATCGCGTTGATGTCGAAGAACACCGCGCCCGGGATATGGGCCTCAAGAAACTCGGCCTTGGCGTCACGCTTTTGTGTCGACAGGTAGTACGAGCCGTCGACGACGACGACATTGCTTTTGCCGAGTTCGCCGGCGAGCCATTCGGTCGATTTCAGCCACTTGCTGTGCGGTGTGTCGGCCATGGGGTCCCTTTGCCTGTCGGCGTTAATGCGCGGTGCGCTTCAATCGTTCCCATACAGCATCGCTCAGGCGAGCGCGATGCGCACGCGGCGATTCTGTTTGCCCTTCTTCTCGATGCCGGTGACGGAAACCGCCCCGATCTCACCCAGCCGGCGCACATGCGTGCCGCCGCAAGGCTGGAGGTCGAGGCTCTCGATTTCGATCAGCCGAACGCGGCCAGTGCCCATCGGCGGCTTGACCGACATCGACTTGATAAGACCAGGATTGGCTTCAAGCTCGGCATCACTGATCCATCGGCTCGACACGGCGGCGTCGGTGGCGATCATCGCGGCAATCTTTGCGGCGATGACGTCCTTGTCGAGGCCCGCTTCGGGAATGTCGAAATCGGCCCGGCCGTCGGCGTCGCCGACCGAAGCGCCGGTGATCGGATAGGGCAGAACCACCGACAGAAGATGCAATGCCGTATGAATTTTCATGCGGCCGTAACGTTTGTCCCAATCGATCGTAGCGCGCACCGCGTCACCGATATTGACCGCGGGCGCGCCGGCCGCCGGCATATGCGCGATCTCGGTTTTCAGCTTGTCGGTGTAGACCGTGTCGGCAACTGCGATGCGTGTGCCGTCTGCAGTCATGAGTGCGCCGGTGTCGCCCGGCTGGCCGCCTGAATTGGCATAAAACACCGTGCGGTCGAGCACGATGCCGCCTTGCTCGGTAATTGCAACGACCGTGGCCTCGCAATCCTTCAGATAGGAGTCCTCACGAAACAGACAGTCCGTCGGCATTGCGATCTCACACGAAAGGCGGCTTGATGTCGGTCCGGCGCGTCAGCCATTCCGGCACCGGCAACTTCTTCGAGCGCAGGAATTCCGGATTGAACAGCTTGGATTGATAGCGCGCGCCGCCGTCGCACAATACGGTGACAATGGTGTGCCCCGGGCCCAGGTCCTTGGCGAGGCGGATCGCGCCTGCGACATTGACGCCGGACGAACCTCCGACGCACAGGCCTTCATGTTCAAGCAGGTCGAACACGGCCGGGATCGCCTCATCATCGGGAATGAGATAGGCCTTGTCGACCTTCATCTGCTCGACGATCGCGGTGACGCGCGCGAGCCCAATGCCCTCGGTCACCGAGCCGCCCTCGGTGACGGTCGGCTTGCCGTCCTTGAAATAGTGATACATCGCCGCGCCACGCGGATCGGCAACGCCGATGGTCACGCCCGGCTTCTTCTCTTTTAGATAGGTCGAAACGCCGGCGAGCGTGCCGCCCGAGCCGACCGAGCAGATGAAGCCGTCGACCTTGCCAGCGGTGTCGTCCCAGATTTCCGGGCCGGTCGATACGTAATGCGCCTTGCTGTTGTCGAGGTTGTTCCACTGGTCGGCGAAGATGACGCCGTTCTTCTCGGTCTTCTTCAGTTCGTCGGCGAGGCGCCGGCCGACATGCTGATAATTGTTCGGGTTGGCAAAGGGCAGGGCCGGGACCTCGACCAGCTCGGCGCCGGCGAGCCGCAGCATGTCCTTCTTTTCCTGGCTCTGCGTTTCGGGGATGACGATGAGCGTGCGATAGCCGAGCGCGGCCGCGACCACGGCGAGGCCGATGCCGGTATTGCCTGCGGTCGATTCGACGACCAGCCCGCCGGGCCTGAGCTCTCCGCGCTTCTCCGCCTCAAGGATCATCTGCCGGCCGGCGCGATCCTTCACCGATCCACCCGGATTCATGAACTCGGCTTTACCAAGAATCTCACAGCCGGTCGCCTCCGAGGCGCGCCGCAGGCGGATGAGGGGGGTATGGCCGATGGCGTCGATGATGCCGTTACGAATTTGCATTCTTATTCCAAGGGTTGGCGGGAGCGGCGGTGAGCCTAGTGGAGGCCTTCCTTTGCGACAAGGCGGGCGCTCCGAAGAGAAGGATTTTGCCGTTTAGTGCTGGTTTTGAGGATGAACTGGCTCCGTCGTGCCCATCCGGCTATTTCGCAACGCAGCGGAAAGATGTTCGAAACCATGTTTGCGCTTCGCCACACATTTCAACCGGTGTTCACCAGTTTTTTTATGGGTGATCGATAATTGTCGGGTGGGGCTCGAACGCGACCGGCGAGCCTCGCCTGAGAATGGGCGCCGTTAGCGATGAACCTCGACGTCAATACCCTGTTTCTGGTGACGATCTACGTCGAAGCGATCCTCGGATTGCTTTTGCTCTTTGCGTGGGCCCAGAACATGGCTGTCCGGGCCGTGGCCTGGTGGGGTTTTGCCCATCTGCTCCGCGCGGCCTCCATCGTGCTGTTCGGCATGTACGGAACGGCGCCGGATATCATCACCATCGATCTCGCCAACGCCGTCTTGTTCACTGCTTTTGCTGTAACCTGGACCGGCGCGCGCGTGTTCGACGGCCGACCGGTCGAGCCGGTCTATCTCGTCACCGGCGCCGTGCTGTGGCTTCTGGTTTGCCGTTTGCCCGTGCTCAACGATGCCATCGAGGTGCGCGGCCTGATCGCGTCCGGCATCATCACCGGTTACACTTGGCTGACGGCGTACGAATTCTGGCGCGGCCGTAAGGAGCAACTCGTTTCGCGCTGGCCGGCGATCTTCATGCTGTTCGCGCATGGTGCGCTGTTCCTGCTGCGCACCCCGCTGGTCTCCATGTTGCCCTTCAGCATGACGGCCGACAAGATGTTCGGCAGCGTATGGCTGACCGTACTGAGTTTCGAGGCGTTGCTGTTCAC comes from Undibacter mobilis and encodes:
- a CDS encoding alanyl-tRNA editing protein — its product is MPTDCLFREDSYLKDCEATVVAITEQGGIVLDRTVFYANSGGQPGDTGALMTADGTRIAVADTVYTDKLKTEIAHMPAAGAPAVNIGDAVRATIDWDKRYGRMKIHTALHLLSVVLPYPITGASVGDADGRADFDIPEAGLDKDVIAAKIAAMIATDAAVSSRWISDAELEANPGLIKSMSVKPPMGTGRVRLIEIESLDLQPCGGTHVRRLGEIGAVSVTGIEKKGKQNRRVRIALA
- a CDS encoding cysteine synthase A, producing MQIRNGIIDAIGHTPLIRLRRASEATGCEILGKAEFMNPGGSVKDRAGRQMILEAEKRGELRPGGLVVESTAGNTGIGLAVVAAALGYRTLIVIPETQSQEKKDMLRLAGAELVEVPALPFANPNNYQHVGRRLADELKKTEKNGVIFADQWNNLDNSKAHYVSTGPEIWDDTAGKVDGFICSVGSGGTLAGVSTYLKEKKPGVTIGVADPRGAAMYHYFKDGKPTVTEGGSVTEGIGLARVTAIVEQMKVDKAYLIPDDEAIPAVFDLLEHEGLCVGGSSGVNVAGAIRLAKDLGPGHTIVTVLCDGGARYQSKLFNPEFLRSKKLPVPEWLTRRTDIKPPFV